The Methylomarinum sp. Ch1-1 genome contains the following window.
TGTCCTCGACAGACACTCCTCAAGCTCTAAACGCCGCTGAAACACACAAACTAGGAATTGCTGATAATTCACAATAACCCTATTTTTTCCCAGGCCGTTCGCTATAATGGGCCGATAATTTTAATAAGATGTATAAGGTAATGCCATGGCAAATATTCAGGTTTTTCTAGACACCCAGTATGCACGCTTAAAGTCCAATCCCAATTACCAGAAAATCATGGCGTTACCGCCGGCACAGCGCTACGCGAGCTTAACCGGCCTATTCTTAGCATATCGGGTCAGAGGGAGCCGCAGCTCCCGTCTGCCCACAGAACCGTGCGTACGGGTCCGTACACGGCTCCTCACGTAAGACGAATCCATTGAGATACCTCAAACCAATGCGCTAACTGTCGGTCGGATCGTATTTCCTGTCCCATCAGGTTGATAAACCAACTGTTCGGATAGGCTCTCGTCACCGCTCGGGTTGCGGAAAGCGCCCACCGTTTCTTGTTGGAAAAGACCGTCTGGGCGGCTTGCTTTCGCGGTACGCCCCGTTTGACCAGGTTTCGATACAGATGCTGTTTCCGCTTCTGCTGACTCACCAGCCTCGCTCGTAATCGTCGCCGGATATGGGCTTCGATTTTCCTCAGCTGGGACGGGTATTGGGTCAAGCTGTAGTAGTTGGCCCAGCCCACGTACCACTGATTAAGGTCGGCCAGGGTGTGATTCAGCGTCTGATGGGTGCCTCGCGGCGTTAAGGCTTTGACTTTACTCATGGCCGTTTGCAGGGCTTTGTGCGCAATCGCCACCGTCCCGTCGACCACGGTAAAGCCTAAGAACTTTACCGCATCGGATTTAGCCACTTGGCTTTTCTCCCGGTTCACCTTCAGTTTCAGCTTGTTTTCGATGAATTGGCTGACTTTCTCCATCACTCGCTCCGCCGCCTTTTGCGACCCAACGAAAATGTTGCAGTCATCGGCAAACCGACAAAATTCCAGTCCGCGCTTTTCCAATTCCTGATCCAGTTCGTCCAGAACAATGTTGCTCAGCAAGGGCTTAACGGTCCGCCCTGCATCGCACCTTCCTTGTTGGGGTTGACGACGCCGTTGATCATCACGCCACTGCGCAGCATCATGCCGATCAAGCGCAAGATGCGTTTGTCGGCGATCCGT
Protein-coding sequences here:
- a CDS encoding group II intron maturase-specific domain-containing protein, giving the protein MSKVKALTPRGTHQTLNHTLADLNQWYVGWANYYSLTQYPSQLRKIEAHIRRRLRARLVSQQKRKQHLYRNLVKRGVPRKQAAQTVFSNKKRWALSATRAVTRAYPNSWFINLMGQEIRSDRQLAHWFEVSQWIRLT